In Zingiber officinale cultivar Zhangliang chromosome 6A, Zo_v1.1, whole genome shotgun sequence, a single genomic region encodes these proteins:
- the LOC121994852 gene encoding uncharacterized protein LOC121994852 yields the protein MYSTARADRLFYLLIVGHHHSTAIIHRRRCFLCLWSLWSQDSTEPLPHRLIVDAGPWFFSPLPASSSISHRQRGNEGHWLGEADLTVTSSSGHYITKARVSDSDSTVGHTQLGA from the exons atgtattccac AGCAAGGGCCGACCGACTGTTCTACCTCCTGATCGTCGGCCATCATCACTCGACTGCCATCATTCATCGCCGGAGGTGCTTCTTGTGTTTGTGGTCATTGTGGTCGCAGGATTCTACCGAGCCTCTTCCCCATCGGTTGATTGTTGACGCTGGGCCCTGGTTCTTTTCTCCACTGCCGGCTTCTTCTTCCATTAGCCACCGACAGAGAGGGAACGAGGGGCACTGGTTAGGAGAGGCAGATTTGA CAGTAACTTCTAGTTCCGGTCATTATATCACCAAGGCACGCGTCTCCGACAGTGACTCAACAGTCGGGCATACGCaattgg GAGCTTGA